A genome region from Passer domesticus isolate bPasDom1 chromosome 25, bPasDom1.hap1, whole genome shotgun sequence includes the following:
- the SPDEF gene encoding SAM pointed domain-containing Ets transcription factor — protein sequence MGSASPGLTALPPGRLAWPDPALLPPPRDPDPRSWGCPESPSPPGTPEQPLPAFCLHYFDMLYPEDTAWAAKGSGEAAQGSGQGGREARKEPEQCPIIDSQGLGLGPEGDLQDSLHLEEHSLEQVQSMVVGEVLKDIETACKLLNIAADPMDWSPGNVQKWILWTEHQYRLPQIGKSFQELSGKDLCAMSEEQFCQRSPACGDILHAHLDIWKSAAWMKEKAAPGDVRYCGGDSSWADSEVDSSCAGQPIHLWQFLKELLLKPHNYGRFIRWLNKDKGIFKIEDSAQVARLWGIRKNRPAMNYDKLSRSIRQYYKKGIIRKPDISQRLVYQFVHPV from the exons atgggcagtgccagccccgggCTCACCGCGCTGCCCCCCGGCCGCCTCGCCTGGCCGGACCCCGCGCTGCTGCCGCCCCCGCGGGACCCCGACCCccggagctggggctgcccggAGAGCCCCAGCCCGCCCGGCACCCCcgagcagcccctgccagccttctGCCTGCACTACTTCGACATGCTCTACCCCGAGGACACGGCCTGGGCCGCCAAGGGCAGCGGGGAGGCGGCGCAGGGCAGCGGGCAGGGCGGGCGGGAGGCGCGGAAGGAGCCGGAGCAGTGTCCCATCATCGACagccagggcctggggctgggcccCGAGGGcgacctgcaggacagcctgcACCTGGAGGAGCACTCGCTGGAGCAGGTGCAGAGCATGGTGGTGGGCGAGGTGCTGAAGGACATCGAGACCGCCTGCAAGCTGCTCAACATCGCCGCAG ACCCCATGGACTGGAGCCCCGGGAACGTGCAGAAGTGGATCCTGTGGACGGAGCACCAGTACCGGCTGCCGCAGATCGGGAAATCCTTCCAGGAGCTGTCGGGGAAGGACCTGTGTGCCATGTCCGAGGAGCAGTTCTGCCAGCGCTCGCCCGCCTGCGGCGACATCCTGCACGCCCACCTGGACATCTGGAAGTCTG CCGCCTGGATGAAGGAGAAGGCTGCCCCGGGAGATGTCAGATACTGCG GAGGTGACAGCAGCTGGGCCGACAGCGAGGTGGACTCGTCCTGCGCCGGCCAGCCCATCCACCTCTGGCAGTTCctcaaggagctgctgctgaagccgcacAACTACGGCCGCTTCATCCGCTGGCTCAACAAGGACAAAG GCATCTTCAAGATCGAGGACTCGGCGCAGGTGGCGCGGCTGTGGGGCATCCGCAAGAACCGCCCGGCCATGAACTACGACAAGCTGAGCCGCTCCATCCGCCAGTACTACAAGAAAGGAATCATCCGCAAGCCCGACATCTCCCAGCGCCTCGTCTACCAGTTCGTCCACCCGGTGTGa